One Candidatus Sulfurimonas baltica DNA segment encodes these proteins:
- a CDS encoding bifunctional aldolase/short-chain dehydrogenase, whose amino-acid sequence MKSLYNDKEATNYKTDLDLRVYTSRLLGRDSSLVLHGGGNTSVKSTAINLFGESEDILYVKGSGWDLATIEAEGFAPVKMDMLLKMAELKELNDTDMVKYQRVAMTNPHAPNPSVEAILHAIIPFKFVDHTHTDAVVTITNTEGGEDKIKELYGDKVLIIPYIMPGFVLAKLIYDMTRDVNWSELEGMVLMNHGLFTFNDDAKKSYEKTIELVDKAEKYLADKGATLHVEKEELHVELLELAKIRREVSKIKGKATISILNDSNEAINFSKQNIEKIATQGPLTPDHVIRTKRIPAILGVDFEVELENYVQDYKQYFGDNKKDETLLNPAPNFAILKDRGALSFGANAKEANIIKDINEHTFEAILKAEKLGGYKALSAANIFEVEYWSLEQAKLKGGGSAPEFSGQVALVTGAASGIGLAIAKMLNARGAAVVALDINPDIETIFSKSDAIGVKCDLTCSDDIQNAVSRAVKSFGGIDIVVSNAGIFTPSENLDMLSDENWQRSMDINLTSHQKLIKYTAPFLKLGVNASIVMVASKNFPAPGKGAAAYSVAKAGQTQLARIAALELGEFGVRVNTLHPHAVFDTAIWTDDVLANRAKAYGMSVEEYKTNNILKTEIKSENVAELVCAMAGKPFAKTTGSQVAIDGGSDRII is encoded by the coding sequence TTGAAAAGTTTATATAATGATAAAGAAGCAACGAATTACAAAACGGACTTAGATTTAAGAGTCTATACATCTAGACTCTTAGGAAGAGACAGTTCTCTTGTTTTACACGGAGGCGGAAATACTTCTGTAAAATCAACTGCAATAAATCTTTTTGGTGAAAGTGAAGATATACTATACGTAAAAGGTAGTGGTTGGGATTTAGCTACTATTGAGGCTGAGGGTTTTGCCCCTGTAAAAATGGATATGCTTTTAAAAATGGCGGAGTTAAAAGAGCTTAACGACACAGATATGGTTAAGTACCAAAGAGTTGCCATGACAAACCCTCATGCTCCAAACCCCTCTGTTGAAGCTATTTTACATGCAATTATCCCTTTTAAATTTGTAGACCATACTCACACTGACGCTGTTGTGACTATTACAAATACTGAGGGTGGTGAAGATAAAATAAAAGAGCTTTACGGCGATAAGGTTCTTATTATCCCTTATATCATGCCTGGGTTTGTCCTTGCAAAACTTATTTACGATATGACCAGAGATGTAAACTGGAGCGAGTTGGAGGGAATGGTTCTTATGAATCATGGTCTTTTTACATTTAATGATGACGCTAAGAAGTCTTATGAAAAAACTATAGAGCTGGTTGACAAGGCTGAGAAGTACTTAGCAGATAAGGGAGCTACTCTACATGTAGAAAAAGAAGAGTTACATGTAGAGCTTTTAGAGCTTGCTAAAATTAGACGAGAGGTCTCCAAGATTAAAGGTAAAGCGACTATCTCTATCTTAAATGACAGCAATGAAGCTATAAACTTCTCAAAACAAAATATAGAAAAAATTGCGACACAAGGCCCTTTAACACCAGACCATGTTATAAGAACAAAACGAATTCCGGCTATATTGGGAGTTGATTTTGAAGTAGAATTAGAAAATTATGTACAAGATTATAAACAATACTTTGGTGATAACAAAAAGGACGAAACACTTTTAAACCCTGCACCTAATTTTGCTATCCTTAAAGATAGAGGGGCACTCTCATTTGGTGCAAATGCTAAAGAGGCAAATATAATCAAAGACATAAATGAGCACACTTTTGAAGCGATTTTAAAAGCAGAAAAACTTGGTGGCTATAAAGCCCTAAGTGCTGCAAATATTTTTGAGGTTGAGTACTGGTCACTAGAGCAGGCAAAACTAAAAGGTGGCGGAAGTGCTCCTGAGTTCAGTGGTCAGGTTGCTCTTGTAACAGGAGCTGCAAGCGGAATAGGGTTGGCAATTGCAAAGATGCTAAATGCAAGAGGTGCTGCGGTTGTGGCTCTTGATATAAATCCAGACATAGAGACAATCTTTTCAAAATCTGATGCAATCGGTGTGAAGTGTGATTTGACATGTAGCGATGATATTCAAAATGCTGTTAGTAGAGCTGTTAAGAGTTTTGGCGGGATTGACATAGTTGTAAGCAATGCGGGCATCTTTACACCTAGTGAGAATCTTGACATGTTAAGCGATGAGAATTGGCAAAGAAGCATGGACATTAACCTAACGTCACACCAAAAACTTATCAAATATACTGCTCCATTTTTAAAACTTGGAGTCAACGCTTCTATAGTGATGGTCGCTTCTAAAAACTTTCCTGCTCCAGGAAAAGGTGCGGCAGCTTACTCTGTTGCAAAAGCTGGACAGACTCAGCTGGCTAGAATAGCAGCACTTGAACTCGGTGAATTTGGGGTAAGAGTAAACACTCTGCACCCACATGCAGTGTTTGATACAGCAATCTGGACTGATGATGTTTTGGCAAATCGTGCAAAAGCTTATGGAATGAGTGTTGAAGAGTATAAAACCAACAATATTCTTAAGACAGAGATAAAGTCAGAAAACGTAGCAGAATTAGTATGCGCAATGGCAGGAAAGCCGTTTGCAAAAACTACCGGCTCTCAAGTTGCAATAGATGGCGGAAGCGATAGAATAATTTAG
- a CDS encoding alanine/glycine:cation symporter family protein, whose translation MSEIFISINSFLEAFLFFDILFGTVDGVNFPFLVAWLISGGIYLTFVTKFINIRAFSHSFNILRGKYKTIDDVGQISPFAALTTALSATVGLGNIAGVALAVSIGGPGATFWMIIAGFLGMSLKFTEVTLSIQYREFLKDGTVMGGAMEYLSKGLAKKGYVSFGKILAVMFAFLMIGGAIGGGNIFQVSQAYSAISHEVPYFAENPLVFGFIIATLAGAVIIGGITRISAITERLVPVMVVIYLSASIWILGSFYDKIDDAFVLIFTEAFSTSAIYGGMLGALIQGFQRAVFSSEAGLGSSPVAHAPVLTKYPVRQGFVALYEPFIDTVVICTMTALVIIITGVYEPDGAHASLIAAKEGAALTSAAYGTVLSWFPTVLSVSIFLFAFSTMISWSYYGERAWVYIFGSKFSVVYKIMFLSLSVIATVVSTGIMVDFSFMLMLTMAVPNILGLFILSGDVKKQLEDYLVKLKSGELDVEAIR comes from the coding sequence TTGAGTGAAATTTTTATTAGCATTAACTCTTTTTTAGAGGCATTTTTATTTTTTGACATACTTTTTGGAACAGTTGATGGTGTAAATTTTCCTTTTTTAGTTGCTTGGCTTATTTCTGGTGGTATTTATCTTACATTTGTTACAAAATTCATAAATATAAGAGCGTTCAGTCACTCTTTTAACATACTAAGGGGAAAGTACAAAACAATAGATGATGTAGGACAAATATCTCCTTTTGCAGCTTTAACAACTGCTCTAAGTGCAACGGTTGGACTTGGCAATATTGCGGGAGTTGCTCTTGCTGTATCTATTGGAGGGCCTGGAGCTACTTTTTGGATGATAATTGCCGGTTTTTTAGGTATGAGCCTAAAATTCACAGAGGTCACCCTCTCTATTCAATATAGAGAATTTTTAAAAGATGGTACTGTTATGGGTGGTGCCATGGAGTATCTCTCAAAGGGTCTTGCAAAGAAAGGGTATGTCAGCTTTGGCAAAATTTTAGCTGTAATGTTTGCATTTTTAATGATTGGTGGAGCAATTGGAGGAGGTAATATCTTCCAAGTATCCCAAGCTTATAGCGCTATTTCACATGAAGTTCCATATTTTGCAGAAAACCCGTTAGTATTTGGATTTATCATTGCAACTTTAGCAGGTGCAGTTATCATTGGTGGAATAACAAGAATTTCTGCTATAACAGAGAGACTTGTCCCAGTTATGGTTGTTATATATCTTAGTGCATCAATATGGATTTTAGGTTCATTTTATGACAAAATTGATGATGCCTTTGTTCTAATATTTACTGAAGCATTTAGTACAAGTGCTATTTATGGCGGTATGCTTGGAGCATTGATACAAGGTTTTCAGAGGGCTGTTTTTTCAAGTGAGGCTGGGCTTGGCTCATCCCCTGTTGCACATGCCCCTGTACTAACAAAATACCCTGTAAGACAAGGCTTTGTTGCACTTTACGAACCTTTTATTGACACAGTTGTTATATGCACAATGACTGCTTTAGTTATCATTATTACTGGTGTTTATGAGCCGGACGGTGCGCATGCATCTCTTATTGCAGCAAAAGAGGGAGCAGCTCTTACAAGTGCAGCTTATGGAACTGTGTTATCGTGGTTTCCGACTGTTTTATCCGTAAGTATATTTCTTTTTGCTTTTTCTACAATGATATCTTGGTCTTACTACGGCGAGCGAGCTTGGGTTTATATTTTTGGCTCTAAATTTTCGGTTGTTTATAAAATAATGTTTCTATCTCTATCGGTGATTGCTACTGTTGTAAGCACAGGAATAATGGTAGATTTTAGTTTTATGCTTATGCTTACTATGGCGGTGCCGAATATACTAGGACTCTTTATTCTAAGTGGCGATGTTAAAAAACAATTAGAGGATTATCTAGTAAAACTAAAAAGCGGTGAGCTAGACGTAGAGGCGATAAGATGA
- a CDS encoding S-4TM family putative pore-forming effector, which yields MIDAMDNDPIAAIKKYATNFITLREVKSHVNAQNIDNKTKAVISENTITNSIQENTKKSIDIYAVHRNDGTIIARVSSDQEFKIDDELSIGSDVKALAKVIAYNKTPLPLAIGLFGRWGSGKSFFMHKLEDQINYLSSSEESVYCKHIVPIKFNAWHYSDSNLWASLVNKIFHDLNIYISGSDKKDYKTLYSKLESVKEHINEKKSQKQELEDTKKINEKELEKIAGTKENLEGQIAKLKNTSTKILQIPSVKERIDIFSNDDTLGFKSFKDIHKAYVDAKKIGTLLKQVWSLLYKSIYFWIFLIILIPFIIYYNEINNWLLSILTPSLPVILLIAKKISTVREKITPLKKIIDHWDSYEESVIQQNTEEEKGLLSQISSLNLRIINIQNDIFDESKNIEYIEKEIEDIKSGKRLASFISQRFESDDYAKHLGVISTIRNDFEALTSHLTNSNEESEYKIDRIILYIDDLDRCQPEMVMQVLEAIHLILAFDLFVVVVGVDPKWVSNSLISNSATGNNKIAPSEYLEKIFQIPFKLKNMDTQDKKNLLDSLLQQDSAGVEQDSAGVEQDSAGVEGSPDSKNQEVTRLEITKAELLFISKVVNFVGDTPRTIKRFVNIYRIIKSHADMPPYSEEFHSHYEIIVCFLVILFTKLDDDELLKDKFWQNIIKEVGFDSKCETVTGIHPKIIERYKTFVMRFSFD from the coding sequence ATGATTGATGCTATGGATAATGACCCTATAGCTGCAATTAAAAAATATGCTACAAATTTTATTACATTACGAGAAGTAAAGAGCCATGTTAATGCTCAGAATATTGACAATAAAACTAAAGCTGTTATTAGCGAAAATACTATTACTAACAGTATTCAAGAAAATACAAAAAAATCTATTGATATATATGCAGTACATAGAAATGATGGGACAATTATTGCAAGAGTTTCTAGTGATCAAGAATTTAAAATTGATGACGAACTCTCTATCGGTTCTGATGTTAAAGCATTAGCTAAAGTAATTGCTTATAACAAAACTCCCTTACCATTGGCAATAGGTTTATTCGGCCGTTGGGGTAGTGGAAAAAGTTTCTTTATGCATAAATTAGAAGATCAGATCAATTATTTGAGCAGTTCTGAAGAGAGTGTATACTGTAAACATATTGTGCCTATAAAATTTAATGCATGGCACTATTCTGACTCAAATTTATGGGCAAGTTTAGTCAATAAAATTTTTCATGATTTGAATATATATATATCAGGTTCAGACAAAAAAGACTACAAAACACTTTACTCAAAACTTGAATCAGTAAAAGAACATATTAATGAAAAAAAGAGTCAAAAGCAAGAGTTAGAAGATACTAAAAAAATTAATGAAAAAGAACTTGAAAAAATAGCAGGTACTAAAGAAAATTTAGAAGGACAAATAGCTAAATTAAAAAATACTTCTACAAAAATATTACAAATACCTAGTGTTAAAGAACGAATAGATATTTTTTCTAATGATGACACTTTAGGCTTTAAGAGTTTTAAAGATATACATAAAGCTTATGTTGATGCTAAAAAAATTGGAACACTCCTTAAGCAAGTATGGAGTTTATTATATAAATCAATATATTTTTGGATATTTTTGATAATTCTTATTCCTTTTATTATATATTATAATGAAATTAATAATTGGCTATTATCAATACTTACTCCATCTTTACCAGTAATTCTTCTAATAGCTAAAAAAATATCTACAGTAAGAGAAAAAATAACTCCATTAAAAAAAATTATAGATCATTGGGACTCGTATGAAGAATCTGTTATACAACAGAATACTGAAGAAGAAAAAGGTTTACTTAGCCAAATTAGCTCTCTAAATTTACGTATTATAAATATTCAGAATGATATCTTTGATGAATCTAAAAATATTGAATATATTGAGAAAGAGATAGAAGATATTAAATCAGGGAAACGTCTTGCTTCATTTATTTCTCAAAGGTTTGAAAGTGATGATTATGCAAAACATCTTGGAGTAATTTCAACAATCAGAAATGATTTTGAGGCATTAACGAGTCATCTAACAAATAGCAATGAGGAATCTGAATATAAGATAGATCGTATTATTTTGTATATAGATGATTTAGATAGATGTCAACCAGAAATGGTTATGCAAGTGCTTGAAGCAATACATTTAATACTAGCTTTTGATTTATTTGTTGTTGTTGTTGGAGTAGACCCAAAATGGGTTTCTAATAGTTTAATATCAAATTCAGCAACAGGCAACAATAAAATCGCTCCTTCAGAATATTTAGAAAAGATTTTTCAAATACCATTTAAGCTTAAAAATATGGATACTCAAGATAAAAAGAATTTGTTAGATTCTTTACTACAGCAAGACTCAGCAGGTGTGGAACAAGACTCAGCAGGTGTGGAACAAGACTCAGCAGGTGTGGAAGGCTCACCAGATAGTAAAAATCAAGAGGTCACGCGGCTAGAAATTACAAAAGCTGAATTATTATTTATATCTAAAGTTGTGAATTTTGTTGGTGACACACCTAGGACAATTAAGCGTTTTGTCAACATTTATAGAATAATAAAATCACATGCAGATATGCCTCCTTACAGTGAAGAATTTCATTCGCATTATGAAATTATAGTTTGTTTCTTGGTTATCTTATTTACTAAATTAGATGATGATGAATTACTTAAAGATAAATTCTGGCAAAATATAATTAAAGAGGTTGGATTTGATTCTAAATGCGAAACAGTTACTGGTATTCATCCTAAAATAATTGAAAGATATAAAACATTTGTTATGAGGTTTAGCTTTGATTAA
- the istA gene encoding IS21 family transposase — MKQVRDVLQLHSVMNLSLRRIEGATRVAKSTISDYIKRFKTSGLSIEQINILDDDSLRLKLFPEHSSVIVSRRAMPDMNYLHKEMKLRKKTKVTLQLLWEEYKVDNPDGYEYTQFRLYYSRFKRTLNPSMRQTHLAGEKVFVDYSGLTMPIYNQRTGEVEKAQIFVAVLGASGYTFVHATPSQTQEDFIYSHVMCYSFYGGIPRVIVPDNLKSAIISNNKNGIVVNESYADLNRHYSIAVEPARPRKPKDKPKAEQGVQAIQRYILARFRHHKFFSVDELNQALAPLLDRYNDKVIKHLQKSRTELFEELDKPYLNPLPMNRYVYKQFKIARVNQDYHITLEKCNYSVPFKYIKEEVEVRYSTQSVYIYHKHKLIATHPRLRRIGESSTLHEHMPNDHQYINEKMNPDRLRSWAKNIGEFSSVFVEDAFEEVQHNPQAYRKISAVLSLARIYGKTELELALMYAVRMRTVTTKSIKSILDKKLYLAKSANNTIPPKQSLFDTHTNIRGADEYK, encoded by the coding sequence ATGAAACAAGTTCGAGATGTACTGCAACTTCATAGTGTTATGAATTTGTCTTTGCGGAGAATTGAAGGTGCTACAAGAGTAGCTAAAAGTACAATATCCGATTACATAAAAAGATTTAAAACCTCTGGTCTGAGTATTGAGCAAATCAATATTTTAGACGATGACTCACTAAGATTAAAATTATTTCCTGAACACTCATCTGTTATAGTCTCTCGTAGAGCAATGCCAGACATGAACTATCTCCACAAAGAGATGAAACTCCGCAAAAAAACTAAGGTGACACTCCAACTTCTTTGGGAAGAGTATAAGGTAGACAACCCTGATGGATACGAATATACACAGTTTCGTTTATACTACAGCAGATTTAAACGAACACTTAACCCATCAATGCGTCAAACCCATTTAGCGGGCGAAAAAGTCTTTGTGGATTATAGTGGCTTAACGATGCCAATTTATAATCAAAGAACCGGCGAAGTCGAAAAAGCACAGATATTTGTAGCTGTATTGGGAGCGAGTGGATATACATTTGTACATGCAACACCAAGTCAAACACAAGAGGATTTTATTTATTCACATGTAATGTGTTATAGCTTTTATGGTGGTATACCAAGAGTTATAGTTCCAGACAATCTCAAGTCAGCCATTATCTCCAATAATAAAAATGGAATAGTCGTCAATGAAAGTTATGCTGATTTAAATAGACACTATTCCATCGCTGTTGAACCGGCACGACCTCGTAAACCAAAAGACAAGCCTAAAGCAGAACAAGGTGTTCAAGCTATACAGCGCTACATATTAGCAAGATTTCGCCATCACAAATTCTTTAGTGTAGACGAACTAAACCAAGCCCTTGCTCCACTTCTTGATAGATATAATGATAAAGTTATCAAGCATCTGCAAAAAAGCCGTACTGAGCTATTTGAAGAACTTGATAAGCCATATTTAAATCCACTCCCTATGAACAGATATGTTTATAAGCAGTTTAAAATCGCTCGTGTCAATCAAGACTACCACATAACTTTAGAAAAGTGCAATTACTCCGTACCCTTTAAATACATAAAAGAAGAAGTTGAAGTGAGATATTCAACTCAGAGTGTTTATATCTATCATAAACATAAACTCATAGCCACACATCCAAGACTCAGGAGGATTGGGGAGAGTTCAACACTTCATGAGCATATGCCAAATGACCATCAATACATCAATGAGAAGATGAACCCAGATAGACTCCGCTCATGGGCTAAAAATATCGGTGAATTCTCAAGTGTGTTTGTAGAAGATGCGTTTGAAGAAGTGCAACACAATCCTCAAGCGTACAGAAAAATATCTGCTGTACTCTCACTAGCTCGCATCTATGGAAAAACAGAACTAGAATTAGCGCTTATGTACGCAGTAAGAATGAGAACTGTCACAACCAAGTCTATTAAGTCCATACTTGATAAAAAACTCTATCTTGCAAAGAGTGCCAACAACACAATTCCTCCTAAACAATCACTCTTTGATACACACACTAATATCCGCGGTGCGGATGAATATAAATAA
- the istB gene encoding IS21-like element helper ATPase IstB has protein sequence MDHTTIINKLGELSYKGFKDAYMHQIEDVNYDTLCFEDRLYQLLDAQDIFLRNKRIAMAFRLSKIKDKQAAIDAIDFSPRRKINKTQIHSLAALNFIHSKQNVIITGKTGTGKSYIAQAMANRAIIDGYRAYYIRTPSLLEEIRISRIDGTYTNLLKKYSRFQLLILDDFGVAPMIEDDATNLFEIIEDRTEINSTIITSQLPVSEWYNYLNNNTIADAILDRVVHSSHRVELSGPSMRKIKSTIENKEILE, from the coding sequence ATGGATCACACAACAATAATCAATAAACTTGGCGAGTTAAGCTACAAAGGTTTTAAAGATGCATATATGCACCAGATAGAAGATGTTAACTACGACACTCTATGTTTCGAAGACAGACTCTATCAACTTCTTGATGCTCAGGATATCTTTCTTAGAAATAAGCGCATTGCGATGGCATTTAGACTTTCAAAAATAAAAGATAAACAAGCTGCAATAGATGCTATAGATTTTTCTCCAAGAAGAAAAATAAATAAGACACAGATACACTCTCTGGCAGCACTAAATTTTATACATTCCAAGCAAAACGTCATAATCACGGGTAAAACAGGCACTGGTAAAAGTTACATTGCTCAAGCAATGGCTAATCGCGCAATTATTGACGGATACAGAGCATATTATATAAGGACACCTTCATTGCTTGAGGAGATACGAATATCAAGAATAGATGGGACTTATACAAATTTACTCAAAAAATATTCAAGATTTCAGCTCCTGATTCTTGATGACTTTGGAGTTGCGCCAATGATTGAAGATGACGCTACAAATTTATTTGAGATTATTGAGGACAGAACTGAGATAAATTCTACTATTATAACCTCACAACTTCCAGTGAGTGAGTGGTACAACTATCTCAATAACAACACAATTGCAGATGCAATTTTAGACAGGGTTGTTCACTCGTCTCACAGGGTAGAATTAAGTGGACCATCTATGCGAAAAATCAAATCTACGATAGAGAATAAGGAAATATTAGAATAG
- a CDS encoding DUF6933 domain-containing protein, with protein MILQLTKKLSDKLKVDLVEIDTTKHNDIGNYHCNLLKFGRYNCVLITNDKTLFSFFIYGLIASDFKDFKESISQPIFKIMVELGFSQYQFEKVLLSLENIQYAKTSNRSVISSMNDMKNQIEAYLYAGDNLYELHRKLNNTPYKYVKYNYPTDLFKELLGNSDNSNPHSKNCSSVNNVDWDGKIE; from the coding sequence ATGATTCTACAACTAACAAAAAAATTATCAGATAAACTCAAAGTAGATTTAGTAGAGATTGATACCACGAAGCATAACGATATAGGTAATTATCATTGTAATTTACTCAAATTTGGTAGATACAACTGTGTATTAATTACCAACGATAAAACTCTATTCTCATTTTTTATATATGGATTAATAGCTTCTGATTTCAAAGATTTTAAGGAGAGTATTTCTCAACCCATTTTTAAGATAATGGTAGAGTTGGGATTCTCTCAATATCAGTTTGAAAAAGTATTACTTTCATTAGAAAATATTCAATATGCTAAAACTTCCAATAGGAGTGTAATTTCTTCTATGAATGATATGAAAAATCAGATTGAAGCTTATCTGTATGCTGGAGATAATCTCTATGAGCTTCACAGAAAACTCAACAATACACCTTACAAGTATGTTAAGTATAACTACCCTACTGATTTGTTTAAAGAGTTGTTAGGTAATTCAGATAATAGTAACCCTCACTCTAAAAACTGCAGTAGTGTAAATAATGTTGATTGGGATGGTAAAATAGAATGA
- a CDS encoding response regulator, translated as MHTYNILVVEDDVFGLQYIKHILRTLGYKNIFEATNKDEAFNIVQNQTIDLVFMDINIDGSIDGITSAHLLNELYFLPIIFTTAYGDSATISDASDTNIFGYLIKPFELSDVEATLTVALKKIKYVHQSILKVLSPNKFIDLGNNQLYNLTKKTFFIDNMPVDLTNKELNLLDLLCRNINNNVSNETIKTILWENKNISNSTLRDTMSRLRRKVPLLQIENIVNYGYILKGSNTFSSTNLA; from the coding sequence ATGCACACATATAATATTTTAGTAGTAGAAGATGACGTCTTTGGTCTGCAATACATAAAACATATACTTAGAACCTTAGGTTACAAAAATATATTTGAAGCGACAAATAAAGATGAAGCATTCAATATAGTTCAAAACCAGACTATAGACCTTGTCTTTATGGATATAAACATAGATGGGTCAATAGATGGCATTACCTCTGCTCATCTTTTAAATGAACTCTATTTTCTTCCCATTATATTTACGACTGCATATGGGGACTCTGCTACTATTTCAGATGCCAGTGACACAAATATTTTTGGCTATTTAATCAAACCTTTTGAATTAAGTGATGTAGAAGCAACACTGACAGTCGCACTCAAAAAGATAAAATATGTTCATCAAAGTATCCTAAAAGTACTTAGTCCTAATAAATTTATTGATTTAGGCAACAATCAATTATATAATCTTACAAAAAAAACATTTTTCATAGACAATATGCCTGTTGATTTGACAAACAAAGAACTTAATCTCCTAGATCTACTATGCAGAAATATAAATAACAACGTCTCTAATGAAACTATTAAAACAATACTATGGGAGAACAAAAATATCTCAAACTCCACTTTAAGAGATACAATGTCAAGACTTAGGAGAAAAGTCCCTTTATTACAAATTGAAAATATTGTCAATTATGGATATATTTTAAAAGGTAGTAATACTTTTTCTAGTACAAATTTGGCATAG